One part of the Vicia villosa cultivar HV-30 ecotype Madison, WI linkage group LG6, Vvil1.0, whole genome shotgun sequence genome encodes these proteins:
- the LOC131611768 gene encoding uncharacterized protein LOC131611768 has protein sequence MQHCNPQINMESIEDLLGLSYGDANSDPKESGPQMHSSTSAHAPCILKQSINEDDDEDNGASDEIQEDDLSDEDEISDEFQEDDISDDDIGDDLQDDDLSDEEEDDVDDNELDKFK, from the exons ATGCAACATTGCAATCCTCAAATTAATATGGAGTCAATAGAAGATTTGTTAGGATTATCCTATGGAGATGCTAATAGTGATCCAAAGGAGAGTGGCCCACAAATGCATTCATCTACATCGGCTCATGCTCCATGTATTCTAAAG CAAAGTatcaatgaagatgatgatgaggacAACGGTGCAAGTGATGAAATTCAAGAGGACGACTTAAGTGATGAGGATGAAATAAGTGATGAATTTCAAGAAGACGACATAAGTGATGACGACATAGGTGATGACCTTCAAGATGATGATTTAAGTGATGAAGAAGAGGATGATGTAGATGACAACGAGTTGGACAAATTTAAATGA
- the LOC131614003 gene encoding uncharacterized protein LOC131614003, protein MKKPAYVDRPAPPPLCGKCNGRHHGECPGTQRRCFRCGSPDHFAKKCPVSETPEKKNGRVYTLDARKAKGNANLVAKSLVPTPMIISSTTDDVVEAQKICKDCSVTFNGQNFVIVLICLPLKKIDVVLGMDWLSANSVYISCKEKAIFIPAEETTSMDSIGNRIEGTVNMVNYLFAPEKSFILILTTDSEDKKSVSEIPVVCEFPNVFPEDVTSLSPEREV, encoded by the exons ATGAAGAAGCCAGCATATGTTGATCGTCCAGCTCCACCTCCTCTATGTGGCAAATGTAATGGAAGGCATCATGGGGAGTGTCCTGGTACTCAAAGGAGGTGTTTCAGATGTGGATCCCCAGATCACTTTGCGAAGAAATGTCCAGTTAGTGAGACTCCTGAGAAGAAAAATGGTCGGgtttataccttggatgctaGGAAGGCCAAGGGAAACGCCAACCTTGTCGCTA AAAGTCTTGTTCCAACTCCTATGATTATCTCGTCTACTACTGATGATGTAGTAGAAGCCCAAAAAATCTGCAAAGATTGTTCTGTCACTTTCAACGGCCAAAATTTCGTGATTGTCCTCATTTGTTTACCTCTTAAGAAGATTGATGTGGTATTGGGGATGGATTGGTTGTCAGCTAACTCAGTATACATTAGTTGCAAAGAGAAGGCTATTTTCATTCCTGCTGAGGAGACTACTTCGATGGATTCGATTGGTAATCGGATTGAAGGTACGGTTAACATGGTCAATTATCTTTTTGCACCAGAGAAGTCTTTTATTTTGATTCTCACTACGGATTCAGAAGATAAAAAGAGCGTGTCGGAGATTCCTGTTGTGTGTGAATTTCCTaatgtttttcccgaggatgtcacttctctCTCGCCAGAAAGGGAAGTTTAA